From one Idiomarina sp. X4 genomic stretch:
- a CDS encoding GGDEF domain-containing protein yields the protein MFLDQLKQDYAVTLNSVAQSTRQQIARNVCQIKAELAESFYEVMLSHKEASQYLDNQVVQTRLKSSLQTWLTKLFDPNLGEEDLDNTIQTQLHIGEVHGRINIPVHLVSRGGRVLKQEYLNRHAPSIEDFNFFSQLIDTALEIMSIAYHKNSERNSREEEAYRLFSITQNIGREKEFQRAALLDWENELLYSYAEADGKNKVMRITQSEFGLWFRHKGLHAFEGAPECNQVLEQMENIDNNLLPTLEGDARPTIKHIRELRAALKNVLYCVDSLFQRSEELEAGKDVLTRLLNRKFLPAVMSKQLEMARRRGEKYAALIIDVDHFKKINDTYGHDNGDRVLQQLAVLLTNTTRSGDYTFRLGGEEFMVLLVDVDEKRAQMLAEKIRAAVFKESFQLLDGQTIDVTVSIGISVYSGHPDYQYDLTRADEALFKAKQSGRNRAVLATG from the coding sequence ATGTTTCTTGATCAGCTAAAACAGGATTACGCCGTCACGCTGAATAGTGTGGCTCAGTCAACCCGTCAACAGATCGCGAGAAACGTCTGTCAGATTAAAGCGGAGCTAGCCGAATCTTTTTATGAGGTGATGCTTTCTCATAAAGAAGCTTCTCAGTATTTAGACAACCAAGTCGTACAGACTCGCCTTAAAAGCTCACTCCAAACTTGGCTCACAAAGCTCTTCGATCCAAATTTGGGAGAGGAAGACCTGGATAATACCATTCAGACCCAACTTCACATCGGCGAAGTACACGGTCGAATTAATATCCCCGTACATTTGGTTTCAAGAGGCGGCAGAGTGTTGAAGCAGGAATATTTAAATCGACACGCTCCATCAATTGAAGATTTTAACTTCTTTTCACAGCTTATCGATACAGCCTTAGAGATCATGTCAATTGCGTATCATAAAAACAGTGAGCGAAATAGCCGAGAAGAAGAGGCATACCGACTGTTCTCAATTACCCAAAATATCGGTCGCGAGAAAGAGTTTCAGCGTGCAGCATTGCTGGATTGGGAAAATGAATTGCTTTATTCGTATGCTGAAGCGGATGGTAAAAATAAAGTCATGCGCATTACACAGTCCGAATTTGGACTCTGGTTCCGTCACAAAGGCCTGCATGCCTTTGAGGGAGCGCCTGAATGTAACCAGGTGCTGGAGCAAATGGAGAATATCGATAACAACCTTCTTCCGACGTTAGAGGGTGATGCACGCCCGACCATCAAACATATACGCGAATTACGGGCGGCGTTGAAAAACGTGCTTTATTGCGTTGATAGCTTGTTTCAAAGAAGTGAAGAACTGGAGGCAGGAAAAGACGTTCTTACCCGGTTACTTAACCGTAAGTTTCTGCCGGCCGTTATGTCCAAGCAACTTGAGATGGCCAGACGGCGCGGAGAAAAATACGCCGCGCTCATTATAGATGTTGACCACTTCAAAAAAATTAATGATACCTATGGTCATGACAACGGCGATCGTGTTTTACAGCAACTGGCTGTTTTACTGACGAATACCACCCGAAGCGGGGATTACACGTTTCGGCTCGGTGGTGAAGAATTCATGGTCTTGCTCGTCGATGTTGATGAGAAAAGAGCGCAAATGTTAGCGGAAAAAATACGAGCGGCCGTTTTCAAAGAAAGCTTTCAATTATTAGACGGACAAACGATAGACGTTACCGTCAGTATCGGTATCTCCGTTTACTCTGGTCATCCGGACTACCAGTATGATTTGACTCGCGCAGACGAAGCGCTTTTCAAAGCGAAGCAAAGCGGTCGAAATAGAGCGGTTTTGGCGACCGGGTAA
- a CDS encoding SDR family oxidoreductase codes for MSEVAGKVVVITGASSGLGEATAKMLAEKGAKLVLGARREKRLQQLVNDITSDGGEAIYKTVDVTKRGEVEALADAALDKFGRIDVLVNNAGLMPLAPLDELKVDEWDQMIDVNIKGVMYGVGAVLPTMRKQESGHIINLSSVAGHVVFPGATVYCATKFAVKAISEGIRQESNGQIRSTNISPGAVATELTDHISHKDSKEMADDLYNDAIDSDSIARAITFAIEQPGEVDVNEMVIRPTKQEL; via the coding sequence ATGTCTGAAGTAGCAGGAAAAGTAGTCGTTATTACCGGCGCAAGTAGTGGCTTAGGTGAAGCCACCGCAAAAATGCTGGCAGAGAAAGGAGCTAAGCTAGTGCTGGGCGCACGACGCGAGAAACGGTTACAACAGCTGGTTAATGACATTACAAGCGATGGCGGTGAAGCCATTTATAAGACCGTTGACGTCACTAAGCGCGGCGAGGTAGAAGCCTTGGCCGATGCAGCGCTTGATAAATTTGGGCGCATTGATGTGCTCGTCAACAACGCAGGTCTAATGCCACTGGCTCCACTGGATGAGCTCAAAGTTGATGAATGGGATCAGATGATTGATGTGAACATAAAGGGTGTCATGTATGGTGTTGGCGCTGTGTTACCCACCATGCGCAAACAGGAAAGTGGTCATATTATCAATTTATCATCAGTCGCTGGCCACGTCGTATTCCCCGGCGCCACGGTTTACTGTGCAACCAAATTCGCTGTTAAAGCGATTAGCGAAGGTATTCGTCAGGAATCTAATGGCCAAATTCGCTCAACCAACATTTCGCCGGGGGCAGTAGCCACCGAGTTGACGGATCATATTTCGCATAAAGATTCGAAAGAAATGGCAGATGATTTATACAATGACGCCATTGATTCGGACTCAATAGCCAGAGCAATTACTTTTGCTATTGAGCAGCCCGGCGAGGTTGATGTGAATGAAATGGTTATTCGTCCTACTAAGCAAGAGCTATAA
- the katG gene encoding catalase/peroxidase HPI, protein MSSSNGGGKCPIMHGSMTSAKKTNTHWWPNSLKLEILRQHDTKANPMDEDFNYAEEFKKINLEELKQDLKDLMTDSQDWWPADWGHYGGLMIRMAWHSAGSYRLADGRGGGGTGNQRFAPLNSWPDNVSLDKARRLLWPIKKKYGNKLSWADLFILAGNMAYESMGLKTFGFAGGREDIWHPEEDIYWGSEKEWLDATKNRYDSDQERDSLENPLAAVQMGLIYVNPEGVDGNPDPLRTAKDVRETFKRMAMNDEETCALTAGGHTVGKCHGNGKEENLGPEPEAADVEEQGFGWRNSGGKGMGRDTVTSGIEGAWTTEPTKWDNGYFYLLFNYEWELKKSPAGAWQWEPIDIKEEDKPVDVEDPSIRRNPIMTDADMAMKMDPDYRKIAEKFYNDPDYFAEVFARAWFKLTHRDLGPKDRYLGPDVPEEDLIWQDPIPKVDYTLSETEIADLKDKLLNSGLTSYELISTAWDSARTFRGSDFRGGANGARIRLAPQKDWHGNEPEKLQKVLAKLEDVQSSLDKKVSLADLIVLGGTAAVEKAAKEAGYNITVPFAPGRGDATDEQTDAESFDALEPLHDGYRNYLKKDYNVPAEELMLDRTQLMGLTAPEMTVLVGGMRVLGANYGESKHGVFTDRVGVLTNDFFVNLTDMNNVWKKAGDHYEVRDRKTDELKWTANRIDLVFGSNSILRSYSELYAQDDNQEKFVKDFVKAWTKVMNADRFDLA, encoded by the coding sequence ATGAGTAGCTCAAACGGTGGTGGTAAATGCCCAATTATGCACGGCAGCATGACGTCTGCTAAGAAAACCAATACGCATTGGTGGCCTAATTCACTGAAGCTGGAAATTCTGCGTCAGCATGACACCAAAGCCAATCCAATGGACGAAGACTTCAACTACGCAGAAGAATTCAAAAAAATTAATTTAGAAGAATTAAAGCAAGACTTAAAAGACCTAATGACCGACAGCCAGGACTGGTGGCCAGCTGACTGGGGTCATTATGGCGGTCTAATGATTCGTATGGCCTGGCATTCGGCCGGCTCTTACCGCTTAGCGGATGGTCGTGGTGGCGGCGGAACGGGTAACCAACGCTTCGCCCCGTTAAACAGTTGGCCAGATAACGTCAGCCTGGACAAAGCTCGCCGTCTGTTATGGCCGATTAAGAAGAAATACGGCAACAAACTGTCGTGGGCGGACTTATTCATTCTGGCCGGCAACATGGCTTATGAGTCGATGGGTCTTAAAACCTTTGGTTTTGCAGGCGGCCGCGAAGACATCTGGCACCCTGAAGAAGATATTTACTGGGGCAGTGAGAAAGAGTGGTTAGATGCGACCAAAAACCGTTACGACTCGGACCAAGAACGTGACTCTCTGGAAAACCCATTAGCTGCTGTGCAAATGGGCTTAATTTACGTGAATCCGGAAGGCGTTGACGGCAACCCTGATCCATTGCGTACCGCTAAAGACGTGCGCGAAACTTTTAAACGCATGGCGATGAACGACGAAGAAACCTGTGCGTTAACCGCGGGTGGTCATACGGTCGGTAAGTGCCACGGTAATGGCAAAGAAGAAAATTTAGGTCCTGAGCCAGAAGCGGCAGACGTTGAAGAACAAGGTTTTGGCTGGCGCAACAGCGGCGGCAAAGGTATGGGTCGCGACACGGTAACCAGTGGCATTGAAGGTGCTTGGACCACAGAGCCAACCAAGTGGGACAACGGCTATTTCTACTTGCTGTTCAACTACGAGTGGGAGCTTAAGAAGAGCCCTGCTGGCGCATGGCAATGGGAGCCGATAGACATTAAAGAGGAAGACAAACCGGTCGATGTGGAAGACCCGTCTATCCGTCGTAACCCGATTATGACCGACGCTGATATGGCGATGAAGATGGACCCTGACTACCGCAAAATCGCTGAGAAGTTTTACAACGATCCAGATTATTTTGCAGAAGTATTCGCTCGCGCTTGGTTCAAACTGACGCACCGCGATTTAGGTCCAAAAGACCGTTATTTGGGGCCAGACGTGCCGGAGGAAGACCTGATTTGGCAGGATCCGATTCCAAAAGTGGATTATACGCTGAGTGAAACGGAAATTGCCGACCTGAAAGACAAATTGCTAAACAGCGGCTTAACGTCTTACGAGCTGATTTCGACCGCGTGGGACAGCGCGCGTACATTCCGTGGCTCTGACTTCCGCGGCGGCGCAAATGGCGCGCGTATCCGTTTAGCACCGCAGAAAGACTGGCATGGCAATGAGCCGGAAAAACTACAAAAAGTACTGGCAAAACTGGAAGACGTCCAGTCATCGCTGGACAAAAAAGTAAGCCTTGCTGACTTGATTGTTCTGGGCGGTACCGCAGCGGTTGAAAAAGCGGCGAAAGAGGCAGGCTACAACATTACTGTGCCGTTTGCTCCGGGGCGTGGTGACGCAACAGACGAGCAAACTGACGCTGAAAGCTTTGATGCGTTAGAGCCGTTGCATGATGGTTATCGCAATTACTTGAAAAAAGATTACAACGTACCGGCAGAAGAGTTAATGCTCGACAGAACTCAATTAATGGGCTTAACAGCGCCAGAAATGACGGTTCTTGTTGGCGGTATGCGCGTCTTAGGTGCGAACTACGGCGAGTCTAAGCACGGTGTATTTACCGATCGTGTCGGCGTCTTAACGAATGACTTCTTCGTCAACCTGACGGATATGAACAACGTCTGGAAAAAGGCAGGCGACCACTACGAAGTTCGTGACCGCAAAACCGACGAACTAAAGTGGACCGCCAACCGCATTGATTTAGTCTTCGGTTCAAACTCTATTTTGCGTTCGTACTCAGAGCTATACGCTCAGGATGACAACCAGGAGAAGTTTGTGAAAGACTTTGTAAAAGCTTGGACTAAGGTCATGAATGCTGACCGGTTTGATTTAGCTTAA
- a CDS encoding coiled coil domain-containing protein — MSNKDAFEKKHEAKIEEMKAEIDRLKAKAKQSEADTQIKYEEKISELEALKDQAEEKLEGLKKSSENAWSDISKGLESATQSLTTAVKAASSEFKN; from the coding sequence ATGAGTAATAAAGATGCATTTGAGAAAAAGCACGAAGCTAAGATCGAGGAAATGAAAGCAGAAATTGATCGGTTAAAAGCAAAGGCTAAGCAGTCAGAGGCTGATACTCAAATAAAATATGAAGAGAAAATTAGCGAACTTGAAGCATTAAAAGATCAGGCAGAAGAAAAGCTGGAAGGTTTAAAAAAGTCGAGTGAGAACGCTTGGTCTGATATTAGTAAGGGTCTTGAATCAGCCACCCAGTCTTTAACGACTGCCGTTAAAGCGGCAAGTAGCGAATTCAAAAACTAA
- a CDS encoding S9 family peptidase, whose amino-acid sequence MHRRQALYIAFLGAAFLQACSPASQSSRSDSVQAPVAEKIPYEMTIHGHTRIDNYYWMRDDERKDPKVLSYLEAENEYAAQKLAHTEQLQQTLFEEMKSRIAKDDNSVPTRDGEYFYSTEMRGDNEYPIYVRSTDFEGTDKQVLLDVNKLAEGEDYYSLGTLAISPDDKVMAYSEDTVSRRMYQIKLKDMETGELLPDQIKNTSGSIVWGNDGQHFYYIKKDPQTLLGYQVYRHTLGTKQQEDELVYEEKDTTFYTGITKSKDDSKVYIIHDATESSGVSLIDANDPNAKPVEFVPREDGLEYSIAKHGSDYYVLTNLDAVNFRLMRVRASQIGDKKNWEEVIPHKADTRLEDIELFDEHLVYKQRQRGQTQVFVRNLDTNNDQQLNFRDQAYTLYLYGNNELDNDSLRLYYTSMTTPGSHYDVSLNSLDKTLLKQQPVLGDFNADNYASERLFVTARDGAEVPVTLVYRKDKFNKDGTNPLYQYGYGSYGSTSDPSFSSNRLSLLDRGFVFAIAHIRGSQMLGRPWYEDGKKLNKKNTFNDFVDVTKALVEKGYGAKDKVFAMGGSAGGLLMGAVINQAPELYRGVAAHVPFVDVVTTMLDESIPLTTNEFDEWGNPKEKLYYDYMLSYSPYDQIKKQDYPNLLVTTGLHDSQVQYFEPAKWVAKLRDYKTDDNLLLFKTEMEAGHGGVSGRFARLKNTALEYAFFLDLLEKEKR is encoded by the coding sequence ATGCATAGACGACAAGCACTTTATATTGCCTTTTTGGGTGCGGCTTTCCTCCAGGCATGCTCACCGGCGAGCCAAAGCTCTCGCTCTGACAGTGTGCAAGCCCCTGTCGCAGAAAAAATACCGTACGAAATGACCATTCATGGTCATACTCGCATCGATAACTATTATTGGATGCGAGACGACGAACGCAAAGATCCTAAAGTTCTCAGTTATCTCGAAGCTGAAAACGAATATGCAGCACAGAAACTGGCTCACACAGAACAGCTACAGCAAACGCTATTTGAAGAAATGAAAAGCCGGATAGCGAAGGATGATAATTCAGTACCCACACGCGACGGCGAATATTTTTACTCGACTGAAATGCGTGGCGACAACGAATACCCAATTTACGTTAGAAGCACCGACTTCGAAGGTACTGACAAGCAAGTTCTGCTCGACGTCAACAAACTTGCTGAAGGTGAAGACTATTACTCGCTAGGTACACTCGCTATAAGCCCAGACGACAAAGTGATGGCCTACAGCGAAGATACTGTCAGTCGCCGTATGTATCAGATCAAACTTAAAGATATGGAAACAGGTGAACTGCTTCCTGACCAGATTAAAAACACGTCAGGCAGTATTGTCTGGGGCAACGATGGTCAGCACTTCTATTACATTAAAAAGGATCCTCAAACCTTATTAGGCTACCAAGTTTACCGCCATACACTCGGTACCAAGCAACAAGAAGACGAACTCGTCTACGAAGAGAAGGATACGACCTTCTATACTGGCATAACCAAGAGCAAAGACGATTCGAAAGTTTATATTATTCACGATGCCACAGAGTCATCTGGGGTTTCGCTCATTGACGCAAACGATCCAAACGCCAAGCCTGTTGAGTTTGTGCCAAGAGAAGATGGACTGGAATACAGCATTGCCAAACACGGCAGCGACTATTATGTATTAACCAATCTGGACGCCGTGAACTTTCGTCTAATGCGCGTAAGGGCAAGCCAGATCGGCGACAAAAAGAACTGGGAAGAAGTCATTCCTCACAAAGCCGATACTCGCCTGGAAGATATTGAATTGTTCGACGAGCATTTGGTTTACAAACAACGCCAGCGCGGTCAAACTCAGGTGTTTGTTCGCAACCTGGATACCAATAACGACCAGCAACTAAACTTCCGCGACCAAGCTTACACGCTTTACCTATACGGTAATAATGAGCTCGACAACGACTCGTTGCGCCTTTACTACACCAGCATGACAACACCCGGTAGTCATTATGATGTCAGCCTTAACAGCTTAGATAAAACGCTTTTAAAACAGCAACCTGTACTGGGTGACTTTAATGCTGACAATTACGCGTCTGAGCGTTTATTTGTGACTGCACGTGATGGCGCCGAAGTGCCGGTGACGCTGGTTTACCGCAAAGATAAATTCAACAAAGATGGTACCAACCCGCTGTATCAGTATGGTTATGGGTCTTATGGCTCTACCTCTGATCCGAGCTTTAGCAGTAACCGTCTGAGTTTATTAGATCGCGGCTTCGTTTTTGCTATTGCACATATTCGTGGTTCACAAATGCTTGGCCGCCCATGGTACGAAGACGGCAAAAAGCTAAACAAGAAAAACACCTTTAACGATTTTGTCGATGTCACTAAAGCTCTCGTTGAGAAAGGCTATGGAGCAAAAGATAAAGTATTTGCTATGGGCGGAAGTGCCGGCGGCTTACTCATGGGTGCTGTAATTAACCAAGCTCCCGAGTTATATCGGGGTGTTGCTGCACATGTTCCTTTTGTCGATGTTGTCACCACCATGCTGGACGAAAGTATCCCGCTAACGACTAACGAATTTGATGAATGGGGCAACCCAAAAGAGAAACTGTACTATGACTACATGCTTTCTTATTCGCCTTATGACCAAATCAAAAAGCAAGATTACCCTAACTTGTTAGTCACCACTGGTTTGCATGACTCTCAAGTACAATACTTTGAACCAGCCAAATGGGTCGCTAAGCTGCGCGACTACAAAACCGATGACAACTTATTACTGTTCAAAACAGAAATGGAAGCTGGTCACGGTGGTGTTTCGGGCCGTTTTGCGCGGTTAAAAAACACGGCGCTGGAGTACGCTTTTTTCTTAGATTTATTAGAAAAAGAAAAGCGTTAG
- the trxC gene encoding thioredoxin TrxC gives MTEKMIVACPSCHKKNRIAVDKRNENAVCGQCNSSLFSGEVIVVNSDEFRAHQSADMPLVVDFWASWCGPCKQYAPHFEQAAMNMRYDVQFLKISTEQEPHLAQQYAVRSIPTTLLIKNGQEVARQAGVMSASQLQQWVGRTS, from the coding sequence ATGACTGAAAAAATGATTGTCGCGTGCCCTTCATGCCACAAGAAAAACCGCATTGCGGTCGATAAGAGAAACGAGAACGCCGTCTGCGGTCAGTGTAATTCATCGCTTTTTAGCGGAGAAGTTATTGTCGTAAATAGCGATGAATTTAGAGCGCATCAGAGTGCCGATATGCCGTTAGTTGTCGACTTCTGGGCGAGTTGGTGTGGCCCTTGCAAACAATATGCCCCTCACTTCGAACAGGCGGCTATGAATATGCGGTATGACGTTCAATTTTTAAAGATAAGTACGGAGCAAGAGCCCCATTTAGCACAACAATATGCTGTACGAAGTATTCCGACAACATTGTTGATTAAGAATGGACAGGAGGTGGCACGCCAGGCGGGTGTTATGTCTGCGTCGCAGCTTCAGCAATGGGTAGGCCGCACTTCATAA
- a CDS encoding YqaA family protein — translation MGYNIWAIWWLASIGNTLGSVVNYILGRFLVQYQDRRWFPFKPKSLERGHRWFERFGKWSLLMAWAPFIGDPLTFIAGMLRLTFWQFLTLVFVSKSGRYAILLGITQLF, via the coding sequence ATGGGTTACAACATTTGGGCGATATGGTGGCTGGCCTCAATTGGCAATACGTTAGGGTCTGTGGTGAATTACATTCTGGGCCGATTCCTGGTGCAGTATCAGGATCGTCGCTGGTTCCCGTTCAAACCTAAATCTCTGGAGCGTGGTCATCGCTGGTTTGAGCGCTTCGGTAAGTGGTCTCTCCTTATGGCCTGGGCCCCATTTATTGGCGATCCCCTTACCTTTATTGCCGGTATGCTTCGACTCACCTTCTGGCAGTTCCTGACTCTGGTTTTCGTCAGTAAATCGGGTCGTTACGCTATTTTGCTGGGCATTACGCAGCTGTTTTAG
- a CDS encoding GGDEF domain-containing protein produces the protein MPYGKYQNLPLTDRLMMMLEATQAGTWEWNVQTGECYFNERWAEIIGYTLDELKPHSIETWIEYVHAEDGQVSDKILNEHFDGKRSFYECEARMRHKDGHWVWVRDYGKLVSRTADGKPEWVVGTHIDISGLKELSQRFEAFADLLPGVVYQYEQHPDGSSCFPFASQGMKHIYGVSPDAVKHDASPVFKVIHPDDLPRVAKTITESAERGVDWICEYRVIHSGKTRWVFGHARPQSGIDESTLWYGMIIDITDRKKLELELEKSQANLKLAQRIARTGHWEANMESGELYWSDMVYEILGYERGELEPSVELFRNLVPDEDMTSVARSEERAQKTGVHDVQHRMTTRDGSLIWVHELAELQSDGITLIGTVRDITEQKNLELKLQQQAVIDPLTQIGNRRAFNKAMDREFSRYSRHKKPLSLISFDLDHFKRVNDNYGHAAGDKVLSEVTAAIKVELRKEDVFARVGGEEFAVLLPETDKEEAFQVAEKIRTLIASLSINYENQDIAISATFGLVTVSEQEQISSQEHLLQIADRALYKGKTNGRNQVVVADKSLFESTGK, from the coding sequence ATGCCCTACGGAAAATATCAAAACCTTCCATTGACCGATCGTCTCATGATGATGCTTGAAGCGACTCAAGCAGGAACATGGGAATGGAATGTGCAAACCGGAGAGTGCTACTTTAACGAGCGCTGGGCTGAAATTATTGGATATACGTTAGACGAGCTAAAACCTCATTCTATCGAGACGTGGATAGAGTACGTCCACGCTGAAGATGGACAAGTCTCCGATAAAATTCTGAACGAACACTTTGATGGCAAACGCAGCTTTTACGAATGTGAAGCTCGGATGCGTCACAAAGATGGGCATTGGGTTTGGGTTCGGGACTATGGAAAACTTGTTTCCCGAACCGCAGATGGTAAACCTGAGTGGGTGGTTGGCACCCATATCGATATTAGTGGACTAAAAGAACTTAGCCAGCGTTTTGAAGCGTTTGCCGATCTCTTACCTGGTGTGGTCTATCAGTATGAGCAGCATCCTGACGGCAGCTCATGCTTTCCATTTGCCAGCCAGGGTATGAAGCATATATATGGCGTTTCACCTGATGCCGTTAAACATGATGCGTCACCGGTGTTTAAAGTCATCCACCCAGATGACTTGCCTCGCGTAGCAAAGACAATTACCGAGTCTGCTGAGAGAGGTGTGGACTGGATTTGTGAGTATCGAGTTATTCACTCCGGTAAGACTCGATGGGTTTTCGGGCACGCTAGGCCGCAATCAGGTATTGATGAATCAACGCTTTGGTATGGCATGATCATCGATATTACTGACCGTAAGAAACTCGAGTTAGAGCTCGAAAAAAGCCAAGCTAACTTAAAGTTGGCCCAGAGAATCGCAAGGACGGGTCACTGGGAAGCCAATATGGAGTCGGGTGAGCTTTATTGGTCGGATATGGTTTATGAAATTCTGGGCTATGAACGAGGCGAACTTGAACCGTCTGTCGAGCTCTTTAGAAATTTAGTTCCCGATGAAGACATGACATCCGTTGCTCGTAGCGAAGAGAGAGCTCAGAAGACAGGGGTTCACGACGTTCAACACCGAATGACAACTCGTGATGGCAGCCTGATCTGGGTGCATGAACTTGCAGAGCTACAGAGCGACGGTATTACGCTAATTGGTACAGTTCGAGATATTACTGAACAAAAAAATCTAGAGTTAAAATTACAGCAACAGGCTGTTATTGACCCCCTAACCCAAATTGGGAATCGTCGAGCATTTAATAAAGCGATGGATAGAGAGTTTAGTCGTTATTCTCGTCATAAAAAGCCACTCTCGCTGATTAGTTTTGATCTTGACCACTTTAAACGAGTAAATGATAACTATGGTCATGCAGCCGGAGACAAAGTCTTATCAGAGGTGACGGCAGCTATAAAAGTCGAGCTTCGTAAGGAAGATGTTTTTGCCCGGGTTGGTGGTGAGGAATTTGCCGTACTACTTCCTGAAACCGATAAAGAAGAAGCATTTCAAGTTGCCGAAAAAATAAGAACGCTTATTGCGAGTCTGAGCATTAACTATGAAAATCAAGACATTGCAATTAGTGCCACCTTTGGCTTAGTGACTGTTTCAGAGCAAGAGCAAATTTCAAGCCAAGAACATTTACTGCAAATTGCGGATAGGGCGTTGTACAAAGGTAAAACAAATGGTCGAAACCAAGTTGTTGTAGCTGATAAAAGTTTGTTTGAGTCGACTGGCAAATAA
- a CDS encoding class I SAM-dependent methyltransferase, with protein MNCTLCHAPATFFCEDKKRPYFRCTECDLVFAAPNSHLSDNDEKAIYDFHENDPNDNRYRQFLNQLATPLIDKLSAGMEGLDFGCGPGPVLNLMMEEHDMSMSVYDIYYAPDKNKVTRQYDFVTSTEVVEHFYKPSEAWPQLVGLVKRGGWLGIMTSMFTRELPQLFKQWQYKNDPTHVSFYSPKTMHWIAKQFELDIEIFSNRVVLFQRR; from the coding sequence ATGAACTGCACCTTATGCCATGCACCAGCTACTTTCTTTTGTGAAGACAAAAAGCGCCCGTACTTTCGCTGTACTGAGTGTGACTTAGTCTTTGCCGCCCCAAACAGTCACCTTAGCGACAATGACGAAAAAGCGATTTATGACTTTCACGAGAACGATCCTAATGACAATCGTTATCGTCAATTTCTAAACCAGCTTGCAACGCCACTTATAGATAAACTTTCGGCTGGTATGGAAGGTTTGGATTTTGGCTGTGGGCCTGGTCCAGTTCTTAACCTGATGATGGAAGAACATGATATGAGTATGTCGGTATACGACATTTACTATGCCCCAGACAAGAACAAGGTAACTCGTCAATACGACTTTGTTACCAGTACGGAAGTTGTCGAGCACTTCTATAAACCCAGTGAAGCCTGGCCCCAACTGGTTGGCTTAGTCAAACGGGGCGGTTGGCTAGGTATTATGACATCCATGTTTACCAGAGAGTTGCCCCAACTCTTTAAGCAGTGGCAATATAAAAACGATCCTACACATGTCAGTTTCTATTCCCCCAAAACTATGCATTGGATAGCAAAGCAATTTGAGCTAGACATTGAAATATTCAGCAACCGGGTTGTTTTATTCCAACGGCGCTAG
- a CDS encoding DMT family transporter: protein MALLTEVYKADGSNMNVLGLLFGLLAGASLALFIFSFKYATRHGSPQSILSISFLVVLITLFVPSQPSNIIAASVSEQLPLLILLGVLGGGTSFILYLFGLRKTAPAIASVVALAEPISASLFGVVVLGEQLAIAQLIGIVIILVTVTLLSVASSRR, encoded by the coding sequence GTGGCTCTTCTGACGGAAGTCTACAAAGCCGACGGCTCAAATATGAATGTATTGGGGCTTCTTTTTGGGCTGCTCGCAGGGGCATCTCTCGCTTTATTCATTTTTTCCTTTAAGTACGCAACCCGTCACGGTAGTCCGCAATCTATTTTATCGATTTCATTTTTAGTGGTTCTGATAACGTTATTCGTACCTAGTCAGCCATCAAATATTATTGCCGCTTCAGTGTCAGAGCAGCTTCCACTGCTTATTTTGCTTGGTGTGCTAGGTGGTGGTACGTCCTTCATTCTCTATTTGTTCGGACTACGCAAAACCGCCCCGGCAATTGCCTCTGTCGTTGCTTTGGCTGAACCTATTTCAGCATCGTTGTTTGGCGTGGTTGTGTTAGGAGAACAGTTAGCCATAGCGCAGCTGATCGGCATCGTCATTATTTTAGTGACAGTAACGTTATTAAGCGTGGCGTCGTCTCGACGTTAA